One region of Vanessa cardui chromosome 20, ilVanCard2.1, whole genome shotgun sequence genomic DNA includes:
- the LOC124538386 gene encoding cysteine synthase-like: MFNLINPKQKSPLSRKETYVWKSPYACKVHNSILDFVGNTPLVKLNRIPKDYGLSCEIYAKCEFMNPSGSSKDRIALAMLKDAEQGGYINDDTEFVEATSGNTGISVALSATLLGKKAHIIMSDKNSAEKVNTMRALGADVVVTTKSPMQLAREIKDAHPDTVVMLDQFENSANPKVHYDTTGMEIIDALGKVDALVSGVGTGGTLSGAGHRIKEKYPKCLIVVAEPEGSTMFNVHSKNHSFLVEGIGGSNIPIVMDKSIVSDYEVVSDEESFLMAREVIQKEGLLCGGSSGAIMAAAIKTARKNKLGAGHRIVVVLPDGMRNYMTKFVTDQWMEAHLFMDPPKHTMRWWTKPINDLTLTHTYPIITDAYTCSEALSEMKNVNIAIVANSKGWFVGAISKDNFRNLATNPTKLPSQNSEEFNFNDPVTDHLIKDCYKLAKNGKKGMPTIGLLSRMLDITPFVVIGQNIYDSEEDHFLPESVATGDDILDYIFSFNNKDQRYTNLI, translated from the exons ATGTTTAACTTGATTAATCCAAAGCAGAAATCTCCCCTATCTAGAAAGGAAACATATGTCTGGAAATCTCC atacgCATGTAAAGTGCACAACAGCATCTTGGATTTTGTAGGAAACACACCTCTTGTCAAACTTAATAGAATCCCTAAAGACTATGGACTTTCTTGCGAAATTT atGCGAAATGTGAATTTATGAACCCAAGTGGCTCCTCAAAGGATCGAATAGCACTCGCGATGCTTAAAGATGCAGAACAAGGAGGATACATTAATGATGATACCGAATTTGTTGAGGCTACATCCGGAAACACAGGCATTAGTGTCGCTTTAAGCGCCACCTTGTTGG gaAAGAAAGCTCATATTATAATGAGCGATAAAAATTCTGCTGAAAAAGTGAACACCATGCGTGCACTAGGCGCTGATGTTGTAGTAACAACAAAATCACCCATGCAGTTGGCTAGGGAGATTAAGGACGCCCACCCAGATACCGTAGTTATGTTGGATCAA tttgaaaaTAGTGCAAATCCAAAGGTTCATTACGACACCACTGGAATGGAAATTATAGACGCCTTGGGTAAAGTGGATGCGCTTGTGTCAGGAGTCGGTACTGGGGGCACTTTGAGTGGAGCCGGACACAGAATTAAAGAGAAGTATCCTAAATGTTTGATTGTGGTCGCCGAACCTGAAGGATCTACTATGTTTAATGTGCATTCAAAAAATCACTCGTTTTTG GTGGAAGGCATCGGCGGTTCAAATATTCCAATCGTAATGGATAAATCGATTGTCAGTGATTATGAAGTGGTATCAGATGAAGAAAGCTTTTTAATGGCCAGAGAAGTTATTCAAAAAGAAGGTTTATTGTGCG GAGGAAGCAGTGGAGCAATAATGGCTGCAGCAATAAAAACAGCTCGCAAAAATAAACTCGGTGCCGGCCACCGCATTGTCGTAGTTCTACCGGATGGGATGCGGAATTATATGACCAAGTTCGTTACTGACCAATGGATGGAAGCACATCTGTTTATGGATCCACCTAAACATACTATGAG GTGGTGGACCAAACCAATCAATGACTTAACTTTAACTCACACTTATCCTATCATAACCGATGCCTATACCTGTTCAGAAGCATTGTCAGAAATGAAGAACGTGAATATAGCCATTGTTGCTAATAGCAAAgg atgGTTCGTAGGTGCAATTTCAAAggataattttagaaacttAGCTACAAATCCGACAAAATTACCATCCCAAAATTCTGAAGAATTCAATTTTAACGATCCAGTTACTGACCACTTGATAAAAGATTGTTATAAATTGGCCAAGAATGGCAAGAAAGGAATGCCAACAATAGGTCTCCTATCCCGTATGTTAGACATAACGCCGTTTGTTGTCATCGGTCAGAATATTTATGACTCTGAAGAAG ATCATTTTTTACCCGAGAGTGTGGCTACCGGTGACGATATCCTCGAttacatattttcattcaaCAATAAAGATCAGCGTTACACAAACTTAATTTAA